Proteins co-encoded in one Hymenobacter swuensis DY53 genomic window:
- a CDS encoding carboxypeptidase-like regulatory domain-containing protein, protein MIRRLFFSLLVSILPAALYAQTAILEGQVLNERTNEPVPFATLGVPGRGIGTVADEQGRYLLRLPAGLSDTLVVTSVGFSRTAVAPAALAAGQRVFKVMPQEQALGTVVVEHPRVHPALLGRNKEKGDVHWTGGSSGKETVDDEWGWELGTLLRPTRPTYLEEFHVYLAANNYEQLRFRLNLYTVENGRPGRALLSRDIQLLTTNRQQGWLTVDLRPYALTLEAQPVMATIQWLQSEKTNPWDKYFSIPVTRERKQVMVERENSQAAWTIHAMQPSLYFTVLTE, encoded by the coding sequence ATGATTCGTCGGCTGTTTTTTAGCCTGTTAGTAAGTATCCTTCCGGCGGCACTGTACGCCCAGACCGCTATTCTGGAAGGTCAAGTGCTCAATGAGCGCACCAACGAGCCGGTGCCCTTTGCCACCCTGGGCGTACCCGGCCGGGGCATCGGCACGGTGGCCGACGAGCAGGGCCGCTACCTGCTGCGCCTGCCCGCCGGCCTGAGCGATACGCTGGTAGTTACTTCGGTGGGCTTCTCGCGCACGGCCGTGGCCCCGGCGGCGCTAGCGGCCGGGCAGCGCGTATTCAAGGTGATGCCTCAGGAGCAGGCTCTCGGGACAGTGGTGGTGGAGCACCCGCGCGTGCATCCCGCGCTACTGGGCCGCAACAAGGAGAAGGGCGACGTGCACTGGACCGGCGGCTCCAGCGGCAAGGAAACCGTGGACGACGAATGGGGCTGGGAGTTGGGCACCCTGCTACGCCCCACCCGCCCGACCTACCTGGAGGAGTTTCACGTGTATCTGGCCGCCAACAACTACGAGCAGCTCCGCTTCCGCCTCAACCTGTACACCGTGGAAAACGGCCGGCCCGGCCGTGCTTTGCTCTCCCGGGATATTCAGTTGCTGACTACCAACCGGCAGCAGGGCTGGCTCACGGTGGACCTCCGCCCCTACGCCCTCACGCTGGAGGCCCAGCCCGTCATGGCTACCATTCAGTGGCTGCAAAGCGAGAAAACCAACCCCTGGGACAAGTACTTTTCCATCCCCGTGACCCGGGAGCGGAAACAGGTAATGGTGGAGCGCGAGAACAGCCAGGCCGCCTGGACCATCCACGCCATGCAGCCCAGCCTGTACTTCACGGTACTCACGGAGTAG
- the fdhA gene encoding formaldehyde dehydrogenase, glutathione-independent has product MADNRGVVYTGPGKVEVQNIAFPELKNPKGKKITHGVVLKVVSTNICGSDQHMVRGRTTAPSGLVLGHEITGEVIEMGADVEFLKKGDLVSVPFNVACGRCRTCREMKTGICLTVNEGRAGGAYGYVDMGGWIGGQAEYVMVPYADFNLLRFPDKDQAMEKIRDLTMLSDIFPTGFHGAVKAGVGPGATVYVAGAGPVGLAAAASAQLLGAAVVIVGDMNKARLAHARSFGCETVDLTLDATLTEQITQILGVPEIDCAIDCVGFEASGHGTDSKTEVPAAVLNSLMEITRAGGSIGIPGLYVTEDPGAKDEAAQKGSLSIRFGLGWAKSHSLHTGQTPVLSYNRQLMQAILYDKVQIAKAVNVEVISLDDAPRGYEEFDSGVAKKFVLNPHNLIPDIKPKAKKKEKEPA; this is encoded by the coding sequence ATGGCTGATAACAGAGGCGTTGTGTACACCGGCCCCGGCAAAGTCGAGGTGCAGAATATTGCGTTTCCGGAGTTGAAGAATCCGAAAGGCAAGAAAATCACGCACGGCGTGGTGTTGAAAGTAGTTTCCACCAACATCTGCGGTTCCGACCAGCATATGGTGCGCGGCCGGACTACGGCCCCATCGGGCCTGGTGCTGGGCCACGAAATCACGGGCGAGGTGATTGAAATGGGGGCCGACGTGGAGTTCCTCAAGAAAGGCGACCTAGTGTCGGTGCCGTTCAACGTGGCCTGTGGCCGCTGCCGCACCTGCCGCGAAATGAAAACCGGCATCTGCCTGACCGTGAACGAGGGCCGCGCCGGCGGGGCCTACGGCTACGTGGACATGGGCGGCTGGATTGGTGGCCAGGCCGAGTACGTGATGGTGCCCTACGCCGACTTCAACCTATTACGCTTCCCCGATAAAGACCAGGCCATGGAGAAAATCCGGGACCTGACCATGCTCAGCGACATTTTCCCGACCGGTTTCCACGGGGCTGTGAAGGCCGGCGTGGGACCAGGCGCGACGGTGTACGTGGCCGGAGCCGGCCCCGTAGGGTTGGCCGCTGCCGCTTCGGCGCAGTTGCTGGGTGCCGCCGTGGTGATTGTGGGCGACATGAACAAGGCCCGTTTGGCCCACGCCCGCTCCTTCGGCTGCGAAACCGTGGACCTGACGCTGGACGCCACCCTCACCGAGCAAATCACCCAGATTCTGGGCGTGCCGGAAATCGACTGTGCCATCGACTGCGTGGGCTTCGAGGCCAGCGGCCACGGCACCGACTCCAAGACGGAAGTGCCGGCCGCCGTGCTCAACTCGCTCATGGAAATCACCCGGGCAGGCGGCTCCATCGGCATCCCCGGCTTGTACGTGACCGAGGACCCGGGCGCCAAGGACGAGGCCGCGCAGAAAGGCAGCCTGTCCATCCGCTTCGGCCTAGGCTGGGCCAAGAGCCATTCGCTGCACACCGGCCAGACGCCCGTGCTCAGCTACAACCGCCAGCTGATGCAGGCCATTCTGTACGACAAGGTGCAGATTGCCAAAGCCGTGAACGTGGAAGTCATCAGCCTCGACGACGCCCCGCGTGGGTACGAGGAATTCGACAGCGGCGTCGCCAAGAAGTTCGTACTCAACCCGCACAACCTGATTCCGGACATCAAGCCCAAAGCCAAGAAGAAGGAGAAGGAGCCGGCATAA
- a CDS encoding GlcG/HbpS family heme-binding protein — translation MGITLEQAQAAVKAAHEKSLEMGVKMNIAVVDAGANLTAFARMDDAWLGSLDISIKKAKTARFFDMPTGAIGGLSQPGGSLFGIEHSNGGLITFPGGIPIKDASGKVIGAIGVSGDSVENDHTVAEAGAQAVGGR, via the coding sequence ATGGGTATTACCCTCGAACAAGCCCAGGCCGCCGTGAAGGCCGCACACGAGAAATCCCTCGAAATGGGCGTGAAAATGAACATTGCCGTGGTAGATGCCGGCGCCAACCTAACGGCCTTCGCCCGCATGGACGACGCGTGGCTCGGCTCACTGGACATCTCCATCAAGAAGGCCAAAACAGCCCGCTTCTTCGATATGCCAACCGGGGCTATTGGCGGCCTTTCGCAGCCCGGCGGCTCGTTGTTTGGCATTGAGCATTCTAATGGAGGCCTGATCACCTTCCCTGGCGGCATACCTATTAAGGATGCCAGCGGCAAGGTTATCGGAGCCATCGGCGTGTCCGGCGACTCGGTAGAAAACGACCATACGGTAGCCGAAGCCGGCGCACAGGCTGTCGGCGGCCGCTAG
- the lepA gene encoding translation elongation factor 4: MKNIRNFCIIAHIDHGKSTLADRLLEFTSTVSKRDMQAQLLDNMDLERERGITIKSHAIQMQYPYKGEIYTLNLIDTPGHVDFSYEVSRSIAACEGALLIVDSSQGIEAQTISNLYLAIGSDLTIIPVLNKIDLPHSMPEEVSDEIVDLIGCDRDEIIPASGKSGIGIEAILNAICERVPAPVGDPDAPLQALIFDSVFNSYRGIEVLFRIKNGTMKKGDKLRFMATGKEYGADEIGILGLNQEPRLEIGAGNVGYLISGIKEAREVKVGDTITHVARPTTEAIQGFADVKPMVFAGIYPVETTEYEELRSCMEKLQLNDASLVWEPETSVALGFGFRCGFLGMLHMEIVQERLEREFNMTVITTVPSVQFHATGTKDQRLVINAPSEMPEPNMIKLIEEPYIKAQIITASDYVGPIITLCMEKRGIIKGQSYLTSERVELSFELPLSEIVFDFFDKLKTISRGYASLDYELIGFRESDMVKLDIMLNGEKVDALSAIVHRSKSYEWGRRLCEKLRELLPRQQFEIAIQASIGQKIISRETVKALRKNVIAKCYGGDISRKRKLLEKQKEGKKRMRQVGSVEIPQEAFLAVLKID, translated from the coding sequence GTGAAGAACATCCGCAATTTCTGCATCATCGCCCACATCGACCACGGCAAGAGCACGCTGGCCGACCGCCTGCTGGAATTTACCAGTACTGTCTCCAAGCGCGATATGCAAGCTCAGCTGCTCGACAACATGGACCTAGAGCGGGAGCGGGGCATCACCATCAAGAGCCACGCCATTCAGATGCAGTACCCCTACAAAGGGGAAATCTACACGCTCAACCTGATTGACACGCCCGGTCACGTCGATTTCAGCTACGAGGTATCCCGCTCCATTGCCGCCTGCGAAGGCGCTTTGCTGATCGTGGACTCGTCGCAGGGTATCGAGGCCCAGACGATTTCCAATCTGTACCTGGCTATCGGCTCCGACCTGACCATCATTCCGGTGCTCAACAAGATTGACCTGCCGCACTCCATGCCGGAGGAGGTCAGCGACGAAATCGTGGACCTTATAGGCTGCGACCGGGACGAAATCATCCCCGCCTCGGGCAAGTCGGGCATTGGCATCGAAGCCATCCTGAACGCCATCTGCGAGCGGGTTCCCGCCCCGGTCGGCGACCCGGACGCGCCGCTGCAGGCCCTGATTTTCGACTCTGTTTTCAACTCCTACCGGGGTATCGAAGTTCTGTTCCGCATCAAGAACGGTACTATGAAAAAGGGCGACAAGCTCCGCTTCATGGCCACCGGCAAGGAATACGGCGCCGACGAAATCGGTATTCTGGGCCTCAACCAGGAGCCGCGCCTCGAAATCGGGGCCGGCAACGTGGGCTATCTCATTTCGGGCATCAAGGAAGCCCGCGAAGTGAAGGTCGGTGACACCATCACGCACGTGGCGCGGCCCACCACTGAAGCCATTCAGGGCTTCGCCGATGTGAAGCCGATGGTATTCGCCGGTATCTACCCCGTAGAAACCACCGAGTACGAGGAGCTGCGCTCGTGCATGGAAAAGCTCCAGCTCAACGATGCCTCTCTGGTGTGGGAGCCCGAAACGTCGGTGGCCCTGGGCTTCGGCTTCCGCTGCGGGTTCCTGGGCATGCTGCACATGGAAATCGTGCAAGAGCGTTTGGAGCGCGAGTTCAACATGACGGTCATTACCACCGTGCCCTCGGTGCAGTTCCACGCCACCGGCACCAAGGATCAGCGCCTGGTTATCAACGCCCCGAGCGAAATGCCGGAGCCGAACATGATCAAGCTGATCGAGGAGCCCTACATCAAGGCTCAGATCATCACGGCTTCCGATTACGTGGGGCCCATCATCACGCTGTGCATGGAGAAGCGCGGCATCATCAAAGGCCAGAGCTACCTGACTTCCGAGCGGGTAGAACTGTCGTTTGAGCTGCCGCTGTCGGAAATCGTGTTCGACTTCTTCGACAAGCTCAAGACCATTTCGCGCGGCTACGCCTCGCTCGATTACGAGCTGATCGGCTTCCGCGAGTCGGACATGGTGAAGCTCGACATCATGCTGAACGGGGAGAAGGTCGATGCCCTGTCGGCCATCGTGCACCGCTCCAAGAGCTACGAGTGGGGCCGCCGTCTCTGCGAAAAGCTCCGGGAGCTGCTCCCACGCCAGCAGTTCGAAATTGCCATCCAGGCCAGCATCGGGCAGAAAATCATTTCGCGGGAAACCGTGAAGGCCCTGCGCAAAAACGTAATTGCCAAGTGCTACGGCGGCGACATCAGCCGCAAGCGCAAGCTGCTCGAAAAGCAGAAGGAAGGCAAGAAGCGGATGCGCCAGGTTGGCTCCGTAGAAATTCCGCAGGAGGCCTTCCTGGCCGTCCTCAAAATCGACTAA
- a CDS encoding bifunctional 5,10-methylenetetrahydrofolate dehydrogenase/5,10-methenyltetrahydrofolate cyclohydrolase, producing the protein MTTAPDATTYRLIDGKQTAEAIKEEIAAEVAQRKAAGQKTPHLAAILVGHDGGSETYVRNKVLACERVGFESTLLRYEDTITEAELLAKVQELNEDESIDGFIVQLPLPRHIDTNKVIEAVRPEKDVDGFHPMNIGRMVAGLPALLPATPSGIVELLRRYELPTDGMHCVVIGRSNIVGTPVSILLAKNLEPGNCTVTLCHSRTQNLADITRTADILVAALGRPEFVTADMVKPGAVVIDVGTTRVEDADKKSGWALKGDVNFAEVAPLASYITPVPGGVGPMTIAMLLLNTLRAAKGEVYPK; encoded by the coding sequence ATGACCACTGCCCCCGACGCCACGACCTACCGCCTCATCGACGGCAAGCAAACCGCCGAGGCCATCAAGGAAGAAATTGCTGCCGAAGTAGCCCAGCGTAAAGCAGCTGGCCAGAAGACGCCGCACTTGGCGGCTATTCTGGTGGGCCACGACGGTGGCTCGGAAACCTACGTGCGTAATAAAGTGCTGGCCTGCGAGCGGGTAGGCTTTGAAAGCACGCTGCTGCGTTACGAAGACACCATCACGGAAGCCGAACTGCTGGCCAAGGTGCAAGAGCTGAACGAGGACGAAAGCATCGACGGCTTCATTGTACAGTTGCCGCTGCCGCGCCACATCGATACCAACAAGGTGATTGAGGCAGTGCGGCCGGAGAAGGACGTGGACGGTTTCCACCCGATGAATATCGGGCGGATGGTGGCCGGCCTGCCGGCCCTACTGCCTGCCACGCCCTCAGGCATCGTGGAACTGCTACGGCGCTACGAGCTGCCGACGGATGGTATGCACTGCGTGGTAATCGGGCGCAGTAACATTGTGGGTACGCCGGTTAGTATTTTGCTGGCCAAGAACTTAGAGCCTGGTAACTGTACCGTGACTTTATGCCACTCGCGCACCCAGAACTTAGCCGACATCACCCGCACCGCCGATATACTGGTAGCCGCTTTGGGCCGTCCGGAGTTCGTGACGGCCGACATGGTGAAGCCCGGCGCGGTGGTAATCGACGTGGGCACTACCCGCGTGGAAGATGCCGACAAGAAGTCGGGCTGGGCGCTGAAAGGCGACGTGAACTTTGCTGAAGTGGCACCGCTTGCTTCCTATATCACGCCCGTGCCGGGTGGGGTCGGGCCGATGACCATTGCCATGCTGCTGCTGAATACGCTGCGGGCAGCGAAGGGCGAAGTGTACCCAAAGTAA